Proteins encoded by one window of Serratia nevei:
- the cynR gene encoding transcriptional regulator CynR, which yields MLLRHIRYFLAVAEQGNFTRAAEALHVSQPTLSQQIKQLEDTLGAPLFDRSGRAVRLTDAGEAWMRYARLALQDLDAGARAIHDVATLARGHLRLAMTPTFTAYLVGPTIDAFYRRYPGITLSIEEMAQERIEALLAQDRLDLGIAFEMAQSAEVEAAALFSETLELMVGADHPLASHRRPLTLAEWQHLPLALLSGDFATRQFIDRYCTQLGFRPQVAVEANALGAIVEIVRRGQLATLLPAAIARENRQLKKVALVNAMPVRQAVWLQRKGAYRSAAAQAFIAVLQEQGVTPTPPSAASSPADAPARSRGKSAS from the coding sequence ATGCTGCTGCGACACATCCGTTATTTTCTGGCCGTTGCCGAACAGGGCAACTTCACCCGCGCCGCCGAAGCGCTGCACGTCTCGCAACCGACGCTGTCTCAACAGATCAAGCAGCTGGAAGACACACTGGGGGCGCCGCTGTTCGATCGCAGCGGCAGAGCCGTGCGCCTGACCGACGCCGGTGAGGCGTGGATGCGCTATGCGCGGCTGGCGCTGCAGGATCTGGACGCCGGCGCGCGGGCGATCCATGACGTGGCGACGCTGGCGCGCGGCCATTTGCGGCTGGCGATGACGCCGACCTTCACCGCCTATCTGGTGGGGCCGACGATCGATGCGTTCTACCGCCGCTACCCGGGGATTACCCTGAGCATCGAGGAGATGGCGCAAGAGCGAATTGAGGCGCTGCTGGCGCAGGATAGGCTGGATCTGGGCATCGCCTTCGAGATGGCGCAGTCGGCGGAGGTGGAAGCGGCGGCGTTGTTCAGCGAGACGCTGGAGCTGATGGTCGGCGCCGACCATCCCCTGGCGTCTCATCGCCGGCCGCTGACGCTGGCGGAGTGGCAACATCTGCCGCTGGCCTTGCTGAGCGGCGACTTCGCCACGCGGCAGTTTATCGATCGCTACTGCACGCAGCTGGGATTTCGGCCGCAGGTGGCGGTGGAGGCCAACGCGCTGGGCGCCATCGTCGAGATCGTGCGGCGCGGGCAGCTCGCCACGCTGCTGCCGGCCGCCATTGCGCGCGAGAATCGGCAGTTGAAAAAAGTGGCATTGGTCAACGCCATGCCGGTGCGGCAGGCGGTGTGGCTGCAGCGCAAAGGCGCTTACCGCAGCGCCGCCGCGCAGGCGTTTATTGCCGTCTTGCAGGAACAGGGCGTTACGCCAACGCCCCCCAGCGCTGCGTCATCCCCAGCAGATGCACCAGCCCGAAGCCGAGGCAAATCAGCGAGCTGA
- the cynS gene encoding cyanase → MTHSLHNAAPREALTDTIMAAKIRHNLTFDALAEGTGLSLAFVTAALLGQHALPEPAARTVAAKLGLDEEAVLLLQTIPLRGSIPGGVPTDPTIYRFYEMLQVYGSTLKALVHEQFGDGIISAINFKLDIKKVADPDGGERAVITLDGKYLPTKPF, encoded by the coding sequence ATGACACACTCTCTGCATAACGCCGCCCCGCGCGAAGCGCTCACTGACACCATTATGGCCGCCAAGATCCGCCATAACCTGACTTTCGACGCGCTGGCCGAGGGCACCGGTCTCAGCCTGGCGTTCGTCACCGCCGCGCTGCTGGGGCAGCATGCGCTGCCGGAACCGGCGGCGCGCACGGTAGCGGCCAAGCTGGGGCTGGACGAAGAGGCGGTGCTGCTGCTGCAAACCATCCCGCTGCGCGGCAGCATTCCCGGCGGCGTGCCGACCGATCCGACCATTTATCGCTTCTATGAAATGCTGCAGGTTTACGGCTCCACGCTGAAAGCGCTGGTGCACGAGCAGTTCGGCGACGGCATCATCAGCGCCATCAACTTCAAGCTGGATATCAAAAAGGTCGCCGATCCGGACGGTGGCGAACGCGCGGTGATCACCCTGGACGGCAAATACCTGCCGACCAAGCCTTTCTGA
- a CDS encoding isoaspartyl peptidase/L-asparaginase family protein, which yields MSKPVIAIHGGAGAITRAALSVEKERLYIQALSEIVAAGQAILAQGGSALDAVTEAVRLLEECPLFNAGKGSVFTHQGTHELDACVMDGRTCDAGAVAGVSRIRNPVLAARAVLENSEHVLFAAEGAEKFAAAHGLELVTPDFFFTQERFDQLHRAQAEQGRVLLDHDGAAQAGEPLDPDRKFGTVGAVALDALGNLAAATSTGGMTNKQAGRVGDTPIIGAGCYANNATVAVSSTGTGEIFMRGVAAYDVSALIEYGDLSLQAASDRVVMEKLPALGGSGGMIAVDCHGNLALPFNCEGMYRGFGYVGDAPSVGIYR from the coding sequence ATGAGCAAACCAGTGATTGCCATTCATGGCGGCGCGGGCGCAATTACCCGGGCGGCGCTGAGTGTGGAAAAAGAACGGCTGTATATCCAGGCACTGTCCGAGATCGTGGCCGCCGGGCAGGCGATACTGGCGCAGGGCGGCAGCGCGCTGGACGCGGTGACAGAAGCGGTGCGGCTGCTCGAAGAGTGCCCGCTGTTCAACGCCGGTAAAGGATCGGTGTTCACTCATCAGGGCACCCATGAGCTGGACGCCTGCGTGATGGACGGCCGCACCTGCGATGCCGGCGCCGTCGCCGGCGTCAGCCGCATCCGCAACCCGGTGCTGGCGGCGCGCGCGGTGCTGGAAAACAGCGAACACGTGCTGTTTGCCGCCGAAGGCGCCGAGAAGTTTGCCGCGGCCCACGGCCTGGAACTGGTCACCCCCGATTTCTTCTTTACCCAGGAACGTTTCGATCAGCTGCACCGGGCCCAGGCGGAGCAGGGCCGGGTATTGCTCGATCACGACGGTGCGGCGCAGGCCGGCGAGCCGCTCGATCCCGATCGCAAATTCGGCACCGTCGGCGCGGTGGCGCTGGATGCGTTGGGCAACCTCGCCGCCGCCACCTCCACCGGCGGCATGACCAACAAGCAGGCCGGGCGGGTAGGCGACACGCCGATCATCGGCGCCGGCTGCTATGCCAACAACGCCACGGTGGCGGTCTCCAGCACCGGCACCGGTGAAATCTTCATGCGCGGCGTGGCGGCCTATGACGTCTCCGCCCTGATCGAGTATGGCGATCTGAGCCTGCAGGCCGCCAGCGATCGGGTGGTGATGGAGAAGCTGCCGGCGCTCGGTGGCAGCGGCGGCATGATCGCCGTCGATTGCCACGGCAATCTCGCGCTGCCGTTCAACTGCGAGGGGATGTATCGCGGTTTTGGCTATGTCGGCGATGCGCCGTCCGTCGGGATTTACCGCTAA
- a CDS encoding alpha/beta hydrolase family protein, which translates to MRLATGMLSALALWSGLAMAQPAALTLPREDGSSIHYYLDAAVPGQSSAALLVILQGSDCNSVRHIRLLAPLRQGLPAADLLTVEKYGIDDRLPYREEVPRQDCPDAFVQHDTPQRRVSDVTQVLQAVIARNGYQKVAVLGGSEGAVIANLVTASSGRIDATLAFSGGGRWFIDDVRHSAAGAPKEEMARLNAFLQQVMTAPPFPLNASDHGYAWWHGMLNIDQLATLRSIKTPVLIVQGDQDRAVSPGAVDNMIDELRAAGKTNITYVNYAGLDHVMRRENGASEMARVVADMRAWLEKQLR; encoded by the coding sequence ATGAGACTGGCGACGGGTATGCTGAGCGCATTGGCGCTGTGGAGCGGGCTGGCGATGGCACAACCTGCGGCGCTGACGCTGCCCAGGGAAGACGGTTCGAGTATTCATTACTATCTGGACGCCGCGGTGCCCGGGCAATCGTCGGCGGCGCTGTTGGTGATCCTGCAAGGATCGGATTGCAACAGTGTGCGGCATATCCGCCTGCTGGCGCCGTTGCGGCAGGGGTTACCCGCCGCAGACCTGCTGACGGTGGAGAAATACGGCATCGACGACCGGTTGCCGTACCGCGAAGAAGTCCCGCGGCAGGATTGCCCGGACGCTTTTGTGCAGCATGACACGCCGCAGCGGCGGGTGAGCGATGTCACCCAGGTGCTGCAGGCGGTGATTGCGCGCAACGGCTATCAAAAGGTCGCGGTGCTGGGAGGCAGCGAAGGGGCGGTGATCGCCAATCTGGTGACGGCCTCCTCGGGCCGGATTGATGCCACCCTCGCGTTCAGCGGTGGCGGGCGCTGGTTTATCGACGACGTGCGCCACAGCGCTGCCGGCGCGCCGAAGGAAGAGATGGCCAGGCTGAACGCATTTTTGCAGCAGGTGATGACGGCGCCGCCGTTCCCCCTGAACGCCAGCGATCATGGCTATGCCTGGTGGCATGGCATGCTGAACATCGATCAGCTCGCCACGCTGCGCAGCATCAAGACGCCGGTGCTGATCGTGCAGGGCGACCAGGATCGCGCCGTTTCGCCGGGGGCGGTCGACAATATGATCGACGAATTACGGGCCGCCGGCAAAACGAACATTACCTATGTCAATTACGCTGGATTGGACCATGTGATGCGGCGTGAAAATGGCGCCAGCGAGATGGCGCGGGTGGTGGCGGACATGCGCGCGTGGCTGGAGAAGCAGCTGCGCTGA
- the moeB gene encoding molybdopterin-synthase adenylyltransferase MoeB — translation MLPELTDAEALRYNRQIVLRGFDFDGQEKLKAARVLIAGLGGLGCAAAPYLAAAGVGHLVLVDFDTVSLSNLQRQILHRDDRIGQSKVASARQELSAINPHIRIDAINGRLEDEAIAAEIAACDLVLDCTDNVAARDALNRLCHAQQRPLVSGAAIRMEGQLSVFTYQPGEPCYRCLSRLFGDSALTCVEAGVMAPLVGTIGTLQAMEAIKLLADYGQPLRGKLLMFDAMSMQFREMKLPKDPHCEVCGGE, via the coding sequence ATGCTGCCGGAATTGACCGACGCCGAAGCGCTGCGCTACAACCGCCAGATCGTGCTGCGCGGCTTTGACTTCGACGGCCAGGAGAAGCTGAAGGCCGCCCGCGTGCTGATCGCCGGGCTGGGTGGGCTGGGCTGCGCCGCCGCGCCTTACCTGGCGGCGGCCGGCGTCGGCCACCTGGTACTGGTGGATTTCGACACCGTCTCGCTCTCCAACCTGCAGCGCCAAATCCTGCACCGCGACGATCGCATCGGCCAGAGCAAAGTCGCCTCCGCCAGGCAGGAACTGAGCGCCATTAATCCGCATATCCGCATCGACGCGATCAACGGCCGTTTGGAAGATGAGGCGATTGCGGCAGAAATCGCTGCCTGCGATCTGGTGCTGGACTGCACCGACAACGTGGCGGCGCGCGACGCCCTGAATCGCCTGTGCCACGCGCAGCAGAGGCCGCTGGTTTCCGGCGCGGCGATCCGTATGGAAGGCCAGCTCAGCGTGTTCACCTATCAGCCGGGCGAGCCCTGCTACCGCTGCCTGAGCCGGCTATTCGGCGACAGCGCCCTCACCTGCGTCGAAGCGGGCGTGATGGCCCCGCTGGTCGGCACCATCGGCACCCTGCAGGCGATGGAAGCCATCAAGCTGCTGGCCGACTATGGTCAGCCGCTGCGCGGCAAGCTGTTGATGTTCGATGCGATGAGCATGCAATTCCGCGAGATGAAACTGCCGAAGGATCCGCACTGCGAGGTGTGCGGCGGGGAATGA
- the moeA gene encoding molybdopterin molybdotransferase MoeA: protein MDHCHTSDLISLEQALEKMLGQIAPLQQTESVALTAAAGRITAAPVVSPLDVPPFANSAMDGYALRLADLAANAPLPVAGKAFAGAPFDGQWPANSCVRIMTGAPIPAGADAVVMQEQAEVSDQGVRFTVPVEAGQNIRLAGEDIRRGASVLPAGVKLGAAQLPLLASLGVAEVQVMRKLKVAVFSTGDELQPVGQPLQAGQIYDTNRFAVRLMLEQLGCEVLDLGIIRDDRDALRAAFERADSQADVVISSGGVSVGEADYTKQMLDELGQVSFWKLAIKPGKPFAFGKLGHAWFCGLPGNPVSAALTFYQLVQPLLAKLAGHSDWRLPPRLRARALTPLKKSPGRLDFQRGVFSSNAAGELEVSTTGHQGSHVFSSYSQGNCFIVLERERGSVAVGETVEIEPFNALLRS, encoded by the coding sequence ATGGATCATTGCCATACTTCCGATCTCATCTCCCTGGAGCAAGCGCTGGAAAAAATGCTCGGGCAGATCGCCCCGCTGCAGCAGACCGAATCCGTTGCCCTGACCGCCGCCGCCGGCCGCATCACCGCCGCGCCGGTGGTCTCGCCGCTCGACGTGCCGCCGTTCGCCAACTCGGCGATGGACGGCTATGCGCTGCGCCTCGCCGACCTGGCGGCCAATGCGCCGCTGCCGGTCGCCGGTAAGGCCTTCGCCGGTGCGCCGTTCGACGGCCAATGGCCGGCCAACAGCTGCGTGCGCATCATGACCGGCGCGCCGATCCCGGCCGGGGCGGACGCGGTGGTCATGCAGGAACAGGCCGAGGTGAGCGACCAGGGCGTGCGTTTTACCGTGCCGGTTGAAGCCGGCCAGAATATCCGTCTGGCGGGTGAAGACATTCGCCGGGGCGCGAGCGTGTTGCCGGCGGGCGTGAAGCTGGGCGCCGCGCAGCTGCCGCTGCTGGCTTCGCTTGGCGTCGCCGAGGTGCAGGTAATGCGTAAGCTGAAAGTGGCGGTGTTCTCTACCGGCGACGAACTGCAGCCGGTCGGCCAGCCGCTGCAGGCGGGCCAAATCTACGACACCAACCGTTTCGCGGTGCGCCTGATGCTGGAACAGCTGGGCTGCGAGGTGCTCGATCTCGGCATTATCCGCGACGATCGCGATGCGCTGCGCGCCGCTTTCGAACGGGCGGACAGCCAGGCCGACGTGGTCATCAGCAGCGGCGGCGTCTCGGTCGGCGAGGCCGACTACACCAAACAGATGCTCGACGAGCTGGGCCAGGTTAGCTTCTGGAAGCTGGCGATCAAACCCGGCAAACCCTTCGCCTTCGGCAAGCTGGGCCACGCCTGGTTCTGCGGCCTGCCGGGCAACCCGGTTTCCGCCGCCCTGACCTTCTACCAGCTGGTGCAACCGCTGCTGGCGAAGCTGGCCGGCCACAGCGACTGGCGCCTGCCGCCGCGCCTGCGGGCGCGCGCATTGACGCCGCTGAAGAAATCGCCGGGCCGCCTCGATTTCCAGCGCGGCGTGTTCAGCAGCAACGCCGCGGGCGAACTGGAGGTCAGCACCACCGGCCACCAGGGCTCGCACGTCTTCAGCTCCTACAGCCAGGGCAACTGTTTCATCGTGCTGGAGCGCGAACGCGGTTCGGTGGCGGTAGGCGAAACGGTGGAGATCGAGCCGTTCAACGCCCTGCTGAGGAGCTGA
- a CDS encoding DUF924 family protein, with translation MHKQVIEFWFDEIEPIMWFKKDDDFDRLLHSRFGEIWRAAAAGELAHWRDTIEGRLAEVIVLDQFSRNLFRGTPQSFACDGMALILAQEAIRSGECERLSREQRGFLYLPFMHSESPLIHQQALVLYTELNNDDQLEFELRHKAIIDRFGRYPHRNAILGRTSTPEEEAFLQQPGSGF, from the coding sequence ATGCATAAACAGGTTATCGAGTTCTGGTTCGACGAGATCGAACCGATCATGTGGTTTAAAAAGGACGACGATTTCGATCGTCTGCTGCACAGCCGTTTCGGCGAAATCTGGCGGGCAGCGGCGGCGGGGGAGCTGGCGCACTGGCGCGACACCATCGAAGGGCGCCTGGCGGAGGTGATCGTGCTCGATCAGTTCAGCCGCAACCTGTTCCGCGGCACGCCACAGTCGTTCGCCTGCGACGGCATGGCGCTGATCCTGGCGCAGGAGGCGATCCGCAGCGGCGAGTGCGAACGGCTGAGCCGCGAGCAGCGTGGCTTCCTCTATCTGCCGTTCATGCATTCGGAATCGCCGCTGATCCACCAGCAGGCGCTGGTGCTGTATACCGAGCTCAACAACGACGACCAGCTGGAGTTCGAGCTGCGGCATAAGGCGATCATCGATCGTTTCGGCCGCTACCCGCATCGCAATGCGATATTGGGGCGCACCAGCACGCCGGAAGAAGAGGCCTTTTTGCAGCAACCTGGATCAGGCTTTTAA
- a CDS encoding ABC-F family ATPase, with protein sequence MLSTNNITMQFGSKPLFENISVKFGGGNRYGLIGANGCGKSTFMKILGGDLAPTGGNVFLDPNERLGKLRQDQFAFEQYSVLDTVIMGHTELWAVKEERDRIYAMAEMSEEDGYKVADLEVAYGEMDGYTAEARAGELLLGVGIPVEQHYGPMSEIAPGWKLRVLLAQALFSDPEILLLDEPTNNLDIDTIRWLEQVLNERNSTMIIISHDRHFLNMVCTHMADLDYGELRVYPGNYDEYMTAATQARERLLADNAKKKAQINELQSFVSRFSANASKSKQATSRARQIDKIQLEEVKASSRQNPFIRFDQDKKLFRNALEVEALTKGFDNGPLFSKLNLMVEVGEKVAVLGANGIGKTTLLKTLVGDAQPDSGTVKWSENARIGYYAQDHEYEFDDTLTVFDWMSQWKQEKDDEQAVRSVLGRLLFSQDDIKKKVKVLSGGEKGRMLFGKLMMQRPNILVMDEPTNHLDMESIESLNMALEMYEGTLIFVSHDREFVSSLATRILEITPNKVIDFTGNYEDYLRSQGIV encoded by the coding sequence GTGTTAAGCACCAACAACATCACCATGCAGTTCGGCAGCAAGCCGTTGTTTGAAAACATCTCTGTCAAATTCGGCGGCGGCAACCGTTACGGCCTGATCGGCGCCAACGGCTGCGGCAAGTCCACCTTTATGAAAATCCTCGGCGGCGATTTGGCGCCGACCGGCGGCAACGTGTTCCTCGATCCGAACGAGCGCCTGGGTAAACTGCGTCAGGATCAGTTTGCCTTCGAACAATACAGCGTGCTGGACACCGTGATCATGGGCCACACCGAGCTGTGGGCGGTGAAGGAAGAGCGCGACCGCATCTACGCCATGGCGGAGATGAGCGAAGAAGACGGCTATAAAGTGGCCGATCTGGAAGTCGCCTACGGCGAGATGGACGGTTACACCGCCGAAGCGCGCGCCGGCGAACTGCTGCTTGGCGTCGGCATTCCGGTGGAACAGCACTACGGCCCGATGAGCGAAATCGCGCCGGGCTGGAAGCTGCGCGTATTGCTGGCGCAGGCGCTGTTCTCCGATCCGGAAATCCTGCTGCTCGACGAACCGACGAACAACCTGGACATCGATACCATTCGCTGGCTGGAGCAGGTGCTGAACGAACGTAACAGCACCATGATCATCATCTCGCACGACCGTCACTTCCTGAACATGGTCTGCACCCACATGGCGGATCTGGACTACGGCGAACTGCGCGTTTATCCGGGCAACTACGACGAATACATGACCGCCGCCACCCAGGCGCGTGAGCGTCTGCTGGCCGACAACGCCAAGAAGAAGGCGCAGATCAACGAGCTGCAATCGTTCGTCAGCCGCTTCAGCGCCAACGCCTCCAAATCCAAGCAGGCCACCTCGCGCGCCCGCCAGATCGACAAGATCCAACTGGAAGAAGTGAAGGCCTCCAGCCGCCAGAACCCGTTCATCCGTTTCGATCAGGACAAGAAGCTGTTCCGTAACGCGCTGGAAGTGGAAGCGCTCACCAAGGGCTTCGACAACGGCCCGCTGTTCAGCAAGCTGAACCTGATGGTGGAAGTGGGTGAGAAGGTTGCGGTGCTGGGCGCCAACGGCATCGGTAAAACCACCCTGCTGAAAACGCTGGTGGGCGACGCGCAGCCGGACAGCGGCACCGTGAAGTGGTCGGAAAACGCCCGCATCGGTTACTACGCGCAGGATCACGAATACGAGTTCGACGATACCCTGACCGTGTTCGACTGGATGAGCCAGTGGAAGCAGGAAAAAGACGACGAGCAGGCGGTGCGCAGCGTGCTGGGCCGTTTGCTGTTCAGCCAGGACGACATCAAGAAGAAAGTGAAGGTGCTGTCCGGCGGCGAGAAGGGCCGCATGCTGTTCGGCAAGCTGATGATGCAGCGCCCGAATATTCTGGTGATGGACGAACCGACCAACCACCTGGATATGGAATCCATCGAATCGCTGAACATGGCGCTGGAGATGTACGAAGGCACGCTGATCTTCGTCTCCCACGACCGTGAGTTCGTCAGCTCGCTGGCGACGCGCATTCTGGAAATCACCCCGAACAAGGTGATCGACTTTACCGGCAACTACGAAGACTATCTGCGCAGCCAGGGCATCGTGTAA
- a CDS encoding MFS transporter, with translation MNTAEKTLPKSQTAEKGAVNYKVIVGASLGNGLEIFDFTVYSFFAAIIGKLYFPSDSAYGSLLMSVAVFGVGFIMRPLGSMVLGAYADRVGRKAAMLMTIVLMGVGTALIAFAPTHAQIGVLAPVLIVVGRLIQGFAAGGEVGSATTLLLESAGANQRGFFVSWQAISQGVSALLGASCGLALTYFLSEEALYAWGWRVPFIIGLLIIPVGVYIRKHLEETYSGEQPDRARVPLNPVWDLVSNHAKDLLLGVLVIMSGTVMVYVVLLYMPTYMMQTYRIAGPTAYLFSCIASVVQIVAVYYAGRYVDRIQNYKRPLLFSIFAALILIYPTFWFLSATQTLWLAIVFRILLIGALGINMLSSTMLIVSALPRHVRATGTSMIYAFGVTLFGGSAQLIVTWLLDVSDNPLAPAWYVTGMLTVSLIATLLFRERHTE, from the coding sequence ATGAACACTGCTGAAAAAACCTTGCCCAAAAGCCAAACGGCAGAGAAAGGCGCGGTAAATTACAAAGTCATTGTCGGCGCCAGCCTGGGCAACGGCCTGGAGATTTTCGACTTCACCGTATACAGCTTCTTTGCCGCCATCATCGGCAAACTCTATTTTCCCAGCGACAGCGCCTACGGCTCTTTGTTGATGTCGGTGGCGGTGTTCGGCGTCGGCTTTATCATGCGCCCGCTGGGCAGCATGGTGCTGGGCGCCTATGCCGACCGGGTCGGCCGCAAGGCCGCCATGCTGATGACCATCGTGCTGATGGGCGTCGGCACCGCCCTGATTGCCTTCGCGCCAACCCATGCGCAAATCGGCGTTCTGGCGCCGGTGCTGATCGTAGTCGGTCGCCTGATTCAGGGCTTCGCCGCCGGCGGTGAAGTGGGCTCAGCGACCACGCTACTGCTGGAGTCCGCCGGGGCCAATCAGCGCGGCTTTTTCGTCAGTTGGCAGGCGATCAGCCAGGGCGTCAGCGCCCTGCTCGGCGCCTCTTGCGGGCTGGCGCTCACCTATTTTCTGTCGGAAGAGGCGCTGTATGCCTGGGGCTGGCGCGTGCCGTTCATCATCGGCCTGCTGATCATTCCGGTCGGCGTCTATATCCGTAAGCACCTGGAAGAGACCTACAGCGGCGAACAGCCGGATCGTGCGCGGGTACCGCTGAATCCGGTATGGGATCTGGTGAGCAACCATGCTAAAGACCTATTGCTGGGTGTGCTGGTCATCATGTCCGGCACCGTGATGGTTTATGTGGTGCTGCTTTACATGCCGACCTACATGATGCAGACCTACCGCATCGCCGGCCCGACCGCCTATCTGTTCAGCTGCATCGCCTCCGTGGTGCAAATCGTGGCAGTCTATTACGCCGGGCGCTATGTCGATCGGATCCAGAATTACAAAAGGCCGCTGCTGTTCTCGATCTTTGCGGCACTGATCCTGATTTACCCAACCTTCTGGTTCCTCAGCGCCACGCAAACCCTGTGGCTGGCGATCGTCTTCCGCATCCTGCTGATCGGCGCGCTGGGCATCAACATGCTGTCCAGCACCATGCTGATCGTCTCGGCACTGCCGCGCCACGTGCGCGCCACCGGCACCTCGATGATCTACGCCTTCGGCGTGACGCTGTTCGGCGGCTCGGCGCAGCTGATCGTTACCTGGTTGCTGGATGTCAGCGACAACCCGCTGGCGCCGGCGTGGTACGTGACCGGCATGCTGACCGTCAGCCTGATAGCCACTCTGCTGTTCCGGGAGCGCCACACCGAGTAA
- a CDS encoding carbonic anhydrase — translation MKEVIEGFLKFQREAFVERTALFQQLATRQNPRTLFISCSDSRLVPELVTQREPGDLFVIRNAGNIVPSFGPEPGGVTASVEYAVAALGVEDIVICGHSDCGAMTAIATCQCLEHLPTVAGWLRYADSAKAVNQAYPHASDEARVASMVRENVIAQLNNIKTHPSVALALDQGRLTLHGWVYDIASGAIEALDGETRRFVPLATHPDVTATPAIARF, via the coding sequence ATGAAAGAGGTCATTGAAGGCTTCCTGAAGTTCCAGCGCGAAGCCTTTGTTGAACGCACGGCGCTGTTTCAGCAGTTGGCGACCCGCCAAAACCCGCGCACCCTGTTTATCTCATGTTCCGACAGCCGCCTGGTACCGGAGCTGGTCACCCAGCGCGAGCCGGGGGATCTGTTCGTGATCCGCAACGCCGGTAACATCGTGCCTTCTTTCGGCCCCGAACCCGGCGGGGTTACCGCCTCGGTCGAGTACGCCGTCGCCGCGCTGGGCGTGGAGGATATCGTGATCTGCGGCCATTCCGACTGCGGCGCGATGACCGCCATCGCCACCTGCCAGTGTCTGGAGCACCTGCCGACGGTCGCCGGCTGGCTGCGTTACGCCGATTCCGCGAAGGCGGTCAATCAGGCTTATCCGCACGCCTCCGACGAGGCCCGGGTCGCGTCGATGGTGCGCGAAAACGTCATCGCCCAGCTCAACAACATCAAAACGCACCCTTCCGTCGCCCTGGCGCTGGATCAGGGCCGCCTGACGCTGCACGGCTGGGTCTATGACATCGCCAGCGGCGCTATCGAGGCGCTGGACGGCGAAACCCGCCGCTTCGTGCCGCTCGCCACCCATCCCGACGTGACCGCCACCCCGGCGATCGCCCGTTTTTAA